In one Solea senegalensis isolate Sse05_10M unplaced genomic scaffold, IFAPA_SoseM_1 scf7180000016356, whole genome shotgun sequence genomic region, the following are encoded:
- the LOC122763030 gene encoding caskin-1-like, producing ANLGEWLSAIGLTQYHQVLVQNGYENIDFITDITWEDLQEIGIIKLGHQKKLMLAVKQLAELQRASEGHGSIRKKPPPITQQQEVMSVDGPPPDELMSPKMSTFQDSELSTELQSAMTQPGQEVKAQRTCNLSKDHDEVVAGGGGGGGGTAPPKKEARTMRQQSSQGSTSSHRGSVSSQGKHRHSHSHSHSHSQPAPPYTPPHTPTKTRTSSSSSTSSVQSLASSQSKTKPATQFGHGERPQSPRSHPPQSPTHRGAPGTHPQQQQQQPQPQQQQPQPQQQQPPVQPAYQKHPQHQPQPQMMENQQPQVPLLCLPPEAELAEEEGSEPSALQKKRAHSLNRYAVSDGECDEQTGRGGGGAGEADAGGGQSSAVVRVEGGKYHTVTHRVSRSHSVRNQDKNPSRSHTQSLALRQKKKGPPPPPPKRSSSAISSSNSNLSEANTQQPTHTTTGGMLDVPYHQQRRASDLGVSVEAGAVETSSMGSVRSIAAMLEMSSIGGGPKGMALQKNFLQVGKTRDAIGLDGEVVNRRRTISGPVTELVAAAKRNQPTASPLPSPSVQRETSPPTVNNSPHSPHPPSSPHPSSSGSGSSSENLPFADEGSLTIRRQGRGEGEGQGDGEGPQGEASYPQEDTSSVEAPATLKRRLHSSKPHPNGSDFTLQESSTVKRRPKSRDKEPEGYTDLAAANGDPVATAPPNTTQPVPYQNGTATMRRRPVSDAGVTEQPQPQPQPQPQLQPQPQHQPQPQHQPQPQSQVTAALRRDSMDQTVPLVSETGQQRKPKPPVSPKPVVGQIKRQGGPQPVSNKRVPLPGPGTPGSPVEGKKIPPPVSPKPVPPPTAPKPAKLIHSMTSPPSPTPAAAPVHQHSAVTRQTSSPPSFPYTNSPSPPNAKPLSPSPQSPHTPQTPTTPQTPATPSPTPPPVKPPRSSIGGVSVDTGMVGGGGVTAPAAPTTPDLCVDSLVHQKLEETSASLAAALRAVEDKILRQEDSVAEQKTTVSILDDIGSMFDDLADQLDAMLE from the exons GCCAATCTGGGAGAGTGGCTGTCTGCGATTGGCCTGACCCAGTACCACCAGGTGTTAGTGCAGAATGGGTACGAGAACATCGActtcatcactgacatcacttgGGAGGACCTGCAGGAAATAGGCATCATCAAACTGG GTCACCAGAAGAAGCTGATGCTGGCAGTGAAGCAGCTGGCTGAATTGCAGCGTGCTTCTGAAGGACATGGCTCCATCCGAAAGAAGCCCCCACCAATTACGCAGCAGCAGGAAGTCATGTCTGTGGATGGCCCTCCTCCAGACG AGCTCATGTCTCCAAAGATGAGCACCTTCCAGGACAGCGAGTTGAGCACTGAGCTACAGAGTGCCATGACACAGCCAGGTCAGGAGGTCAAAGCTCAACGAACATGCAACCTCAGCAAAGACCATGATGAGGTGGTggcaggaggtggaggtggaggaggaggaaccgCACCGCCTAAGAAGGAGGCGCGGACtatgaggcagcagagcagccagGGAAGCACTTCCTCACACAGGGGCAGTGTCTCCTCTCAAGGCAAACACCGTCattcccactcccactcccactcccactctcaGCCTGCACCTCCCTACACGCCTCCTCACACTCCCACTAAGACTAGAacttcatcgtcctcctctaCTTCCTCTGTCCAGAGTTTAGCTTCTTCTCAGTCCAAAACCAAGCCAGCCACCCAGTTTGGTCACGGGGAGAGACCTCAGTCACCGCGCTCTCACCCCCCACAGTCTCCCACTCACCGTGGAGCTCCAGGCACAcaccctcagcagcagcagcaacagcctcagcctcagcagcaacagcctcagcctcagcagcagcagcctccagtCCAGCCAGCATACCAAAAACACCCTCAGCACCAACCACAGCCGCAGATGATGGAGAATCAGCAGCCACAggttcctctcctctgtctcccacCAGAGGCTGAGCTGGCTGAGGAAGAAGGTTCGGAGCCATCTGCACTCCAGAAGAAACGTGCCCACAGCCTCAACCGATACGCAGTGTCAGACGGCGAGTGTGATGAGCAAACAGggcgaggaggtggaggagcaggagaagcagaTGCAGGAGGAGGTCAGAGCTCGGCTGTCGTCAGAGTGGAAGGAGGTAAATACCACACAGTGACCCACCGCGTCAGCCGCAGCCACTCCGTCCGCAACCAGGACAAGAACCCCAGCCGCAGTCATACGCAGTCGTTAGCTCTGCGTCAGAAGAAAAAGGGTCCGCCCCCACCGCCGCCCAAACGCTCCAGCTCTGCCATCTCGAGCTCCAACTCGAACCTGTCagaagcaaacacacagcagcccaCACACACCACGACAGGCGGGATGCTGGACGTGCCTTACCACCAACAGAGGAGGGCCAGTGACCTTGGGGTGTCTGTGGAAGCAGGCGCTGTGGAAACAAGCAGCATGGGTAGTGTGAGGAGCATCGCCGCCATGTTGGAAATGTCTTCTATAGGGGGCGGACCCAAAGGCATGGCACTGCAGAAGAATTTCCTTCAG GTGGGCAAAACACGTGATGCCATTGGTTTGGATGGTGAAGTGGTAAACCGACGGCGGACCATCAGCGGCCCGGTCACCGAGCTGGTGGCAGCCGCCAAGCGCAACCAGCCGACAGCCTCCCCTCTCCCATCTCCCTCTGTCCAACGGGAAACCTCCCCTCCCACTGTAAATAACTCCCCCCACTCCCCCCACCCTCCATCCTCCCCCCACCCCAGCTCGAGTGGCAGCGGCAGCTCATCAGAGAACCTGCCCTTTGCAGACGAGGGAAGCCTGACCATCCGCCGCCAGGGtcgaggagaaggagaaggacag ggcGACGGCGAGGGTCCCCAGGGCGAGGCCAGTTACCCTCAGGAGGACACCTCCAGCGTTGAGGCCCCAGCGACTCTGAAGAGGCGGCTCCACAGCTCCAAGCCCCACCCCAACGGCTCCGACTTCACCCTCCAGGAGTCATCTACCGTCAAACGGCGGCCCAAGAGTCGCGACAAGGAGCCTGAGGGTTACACAGACCTGGCTGCGGCTAATGGAGACCCTGTGGCAACCGCACCGCCGAACACCACGCAGCCGGTGCCTTACCAGAACGGTACTGCCACCATGAGGCGTCGTCCAGTGTCTGATGCCGGAGTGACGGAGCAGCCGCAACCTCAACCGCAACCGCAACCTCAACTGCAACCGCAACCCCAACATCAGCCTCAACCCCAACATCAGCCTCAACCTCAATCGCAAGTGACTGCTGCTCTTCGCAGAGACAGCATGGATCAAACAGTTCCACTCGTCAGTGAGACAGGTCAGCAGAGGAAACCAAAGCCGCCAGTCTCCCCCAAGCCTGTGGTCGGTCAAATAAAGAGACAAGGAGGTCCACAGCCTGTCTCCAACAAGAGAGTCCCGCTGCCAGGCCCCGGCACACCTGGAAGCCCAG tTGAAGGAAAGAAGATCCCTCCACCAGTCTCGCCCAAACCGGTGCCCCCACCTACGGCGCCCAAACCGGCCAAGCTCATCCACTCCATGACCAGTCCGCCGTCTCCGACCCCGGCTGCCGCCCCAGTCCATCAGCACTCTGCGGTGACCCGGCAGACCAGCTCGCCGCCTTCTTTCCCTTACACCAACTCTCCCAGCCCACCAAACGCCAAACCGCTGAGCCCGTCCCCTCAGAGCCCCCACACCCCACAGACCCCCACCACTCCACAGACTCCCGCCACTCCCAGCCCGACCCCGCCGCCCGTCAAGCCCCCTCGGTCGTCCATCGGCGGCGTGTCTGTAGACACTGGGATGGTGGGAGGCGGCGGTGTGACGGCGCCAGCCGCCCCGACGACACCGGACCTGTGCGTGGATTCTCTGGTGCATCAGAAGCTGGAGGAGACGAGCGCGTCGCTGGCCGCGGCCCTGCGAGCAGTCGAGGATAAGATACTGCGGCAGGAGGa ctctgtGGCTGAGCAGAAGACCACCGTCAGCATCCTGGACGACATCGGCAGCATGTTCGATGACCTGGCCGACCAGCTGGACGCCATGTTGGAGTAA